One Misgurnus anguillicaudatus chromosome 19, ASM2758022v2, whole genome shotgun sequence genomic region harbors:
- the tnrc6c1 gene encoding trinucleotide repeat-containing gene 6C protein isoform X2 has translation MEEKKKKKQDEKKKKEAAQKKAAEQKTKVPDSAKPSPTPPPPTNPSVPSANSSSGGNGKRASSSNQQQQPAAPRYPPREVPPRFRQHEHKQLLKRGQPLPAGSPALSQPPSASTTPQSFSQNHTELPQQSGLAAQYENIPSKRSATTASSNSCSGWDPLIIDESDTEAWPSISCKESHGPAGCQLDTESVSDISSTSSMSMATGSGQQGHFSTNHPSKANVSHSGGLLSSQGGVSRGWGSGPSPASGGEGKNEVSSTSVGVRGWGSSNFNLNLNPNANPSAWPVLGHEGTGMGGGSSGGNNPPPSNLCSPPGSLPSQGSSSSGSISGANGNSAGNGGSGNCSTTWGSIMPSDSSESHSSPSTNVSFSSEPQNLNTDGPNHTKQEPRSPGHCLPNWGVGSAGMGSFVQTPGGASQVNGEEEPVWGNGDAKSVSGSKDSGWDSGSSWGQGVASGTASWGQASSTGDWGKHSNSEAKGWDSSSSPTQEQQLNSWVRGPNAPASEGSSDSMECCPRRKDRSSRDDASPILPTPDMDPRVLCNTGWGQTPVRQHTAWETEEAARSNRKNDIGTDAWGSTSNAANAGPIPTSGNANINSANASRPDSGSKNEGPCPSTGAAPGWGTAMQPPQAGSGWTDPAHNKKPSSGPGNWGSTPSGGPGGNLQKSGQTWGSEEKSPTWEESHAKIKPQGWTEGHKSSQGWGNGPVGESGSGGEWGEPADGKKNGPSNSSWDGEGSGWNEGSRWGKPAPAVGGNWGDAQRPNVPPQGWNNKPQEGNNGNSGSGSMGSWGGPSSIKQSGPGWGGGNNGNVKPDHTGEPTGWEEPSPPSIRRKMEIDDGTSAWGDPSTHNKTVNLWDRNNPGMQGKSGPANANNVPNNHHHHSHHNQPPMQTHAHGGPNSNNNHISPDNVAPHQTGPPHNRTGLMNPGWGEMTNVHSKPEPSWGEPAAPAVSVDNGTSAWGKPPGGCGGWSDNGPEVYGRGNGPPGPAPCKPAPKSMQDGWGGGEDMGLSAGHWEQEEGDMWNSTASQESNSSCNSWGNPPKKGPPKVKVPNKQDDTWIMNRLIKQLTDMGFPRDPAEEALKSNNMNLDQAMSALLEKKSELDKRGMGISDYNNGLVNKPMGCRPSVISKESSSDRPPFMDKDAGLVDDAQTSPFMPSPSLKLPLGSAALPGQSLGVAMQNLNNRQMQSGVFGSSGAAQARALQPQQPPPQPTVPPLNSSQPSLRAQVPQFLTPQVQAQLLQFAAKNIGLNPALLTSPINPQHMTLLNQLYQLQLAYQRLQIQQQMLQAQRSVSGPIRQQEQQVARTINNMQQQIQQHQRQLAQALLMKQQQQQQPPPSHPGLHPSAGKSALDTFPVHPQASSLSVSDLQTKEPQSSPNSFSPYPMSGLNHNMNVNCMDMGGLSIKDPPQPQSRLSQWTHPNPMENLSGNSSPMEPNFNKHGPSLGPPSKPQLDDSYSPYLIPSSESPASPLAHHDSWGQGKNTNDKISNGTNVNWPPEFCPGVPWKGLQNIDPETDPNVTPGSVPSGPTINTNIQDVNRYLLRDRSGGSTPTSTQSEALPPSSDWPVNSSFGLSSTEADNTGKLSDMKSTWSPGPISHTQASLSHELWKVPQGPRNTTAPTRPPPGLTNTKPSSTWGGNTLGLVAGWSGSYSSGTTWSTDSSNRSTSWLVLRNLTPQIDGSTLRTLCMQHGPLITFHLNLTQGNAVVRYSSKEEAAKAQKSLHMCVLGNTTILAEFAGEEEVNRFFAQGQSLTPTTSWQANTGTNQTRLGGGGTAATHPIGHWNSSGLGGGAGGTGSGGKASNELLWGGVQHYSSLWGPPSAEDGRVVGSPTPINTLLPGDLLSGESM, from the exons AGCTGCCCCAACAGAGTGGCCTGGCAGCCCAGTATGAGAATATACCCTCCAAACGCAGTGCCACTACAGCCTCTTCCAACAGCTGCAGCGGCTGGGATCCACTGATTATTGACGAGAGCGATACTGAGGCGTGGCCTTCCATTTCATGCAAAGAAAGCCACGGCCCTGCAGGATGCCAATTGGACACTGAAAGTGTCAGCGATATTAGCAGCACAAGCAGCATGAGCATGGCCACAGGATCTGGCCAGCAAGGCCATTTCTCCACCAATCACCCCAGCAAAGCCAATGTCAGCCACTCAGGAGGTCTGCTCTCCAGTCAGGGTGGGGTCAGCAGAGGCTGGGGCTCTGGCCCATCTCCTGCCAGTGGAGGAGAAGGGAAGAATGAAGTGTCCAGCACATCAGTGGGAGTCAGGGGTTGGGGCTCCTCCAACTTTAACTTGAACTTAAATCCCAATGCCAACCCCTCTGCCTGGCCAGTTCTGGGACATGAAGGGACCGGCATGGGTGGTGGCAGCTCTGGAGGAAACAACCCTCCTCCTTCTAATCTCTGTAGCCCACCGGGCAGTTTGCCCAGTCAGGGCTCTAGCAGCAGTGGCAGCATAAGTGGTGCCAATGGAAATTCTGCAGGTAATGGTGGTAGTGGCAATTGCAGCACCACATGGGGTAGCATTATGCCCAGTGACTCCTCAGAGTCACACTCCAGCCCATCCACGAATGTGTCTTTCAGCTCCGAACCTCAGAACCTTAACACTGATGGACCAAATCACACTAAGCAGGAGCCCAGAAGCCCTGGCCACTGCCTGCCTAACTGGGGGGTTGGCTCTGCAGGCATGGGCTCATTTGTTCAAACTCCAGGAGGAGCCTCACAGGTCAATGGTGAGGAAGAACCTGTTTGGGGTAATGGAGATGCCAAGTCTGTTAGTGGCTCAAAAGACTCTGGTTGGGACTCAGGGAGCAGCTGGGGACAGGGAGTGGCCTCAGGAACTGCTAGCTGGGGACAAGCTTCCTCAACTGGAGACTGGGGTAAGCACTCCAACAGTGAGGCCAAAGGATGGGATTCTTCTAGCTCTCCCACCCAAGAGCAGCAACTTAATTCTTGGGTTCGTGGGCCCAATGCCCCAGCTAGTGAGGGAAGCAGTGATAGCATGGAATGCTGTCCTCGCAGAAAGGACCGCTCATCAAGAGATGATGCTTCCCCTATTCTGCCTACCCCGGATATGGACCCCAGAGTTCTGTGCAACACAGGCTGGGGACAAACACCTGTACGCCAACACACTGCTTGGGAGACAGAAGAAGCTGCACGCTCCAACCGCAAGAATGACATTGGAACTGATGCCTGGGGCTCAACCTCAAATGCAGCCAATGCAGGACCAATACCAACTTCTGGCAATGCCAATATAAACTCTGCCAATGCGTCCAGACCTGACTCTGGGAGCAAGAATGAGGGCCCTTGCCCTAGTACTGGAGCTGCACCAGGCTGGGGTACAGCCATGCAACCACCCCAGGCTGGTTCTGGTTGGACGGATCCAGCCCACAACAAGAAACCCTCCAGTGGTCCTGGAAACTGGGGCAGTACCCCATCTGGTGGTCCGGGTGGCAACCTGCAGAAAAGTGGTCAGACTTGGGGTTCTGAGGAAAAATCTCCTACCTGGGAGGAGAGTCATGCTAAAATCAAACCACAGGGTTGGACTGAGGGTCACAAATCATCTCAAGGATGGGGCAATGGGCCTGTTGGAGAAAGTGGATCTGGAGGAGAATGGGGTGAACCTGCAGATGGGAAGAAAAATGGCCCATCCAACTCCTCCTGGGATGGAGAAGGATCAGGCTGGAATGAGGGCTCCAGATGGGGAAAACCTGCCCCAGCAGTAGGAGGAAACTGGGGAGATGCACAGCGCCCCAATGTGCCGCCACAAGGATGGAATAACAAGCCTCAGGAGGGCAACAATGGCAATAGTGGCAGTGGAAGCATGGGTTCTTGGGGAGGTCCAAGCTCTATTAAACAAAGTGGCCCTGGATGGGGTGGAGGAAATAATGGAAATGTTAAGCCCGATCACACTGGAGAGCCCACTGGATGGGAGGAGCCATCTCCACCCTCTATCCGTCGCAAGATGGAGATCGATGACGGTACCTCAGCTTGGGGTGACCCAAGTACACATAACAAGACAGTCAATCTCTGGGACAGAAATAACCCTGGCATGCAAGGCAAATCAGGCCCTGCCAATGCTAACAATGTACCCAACAACCATCATCATCATTCCCATCATAACCAGCCTCCCATGCAGACCCACGCTCATGGAGGGCCAAACTCTAATAATAACCACATTTCCCCTGATAACGTAGCCCCACATCAAACAGGGCCACCACACAACAGAACTGGGCTAATGAATCCAG GATGGGGGGAGATGACAAATGTCCATTCAAAACCTGAACCCTCATGGGGAGAGCCAGCCGCCCCTGCAGTAAGTGTGGACAATGGCACTTCGGCATGGGGTAAACCTCCAGGTGGCTGTGGAGGCTGGAGTGATAATGGGCCTGAAGTCTATGGTAGAGGTAACGGACCTCCTGGACCTGCCCCCTGCAAACCTG CCCCCAAATCTATGCAAGATGGTTGGGGAGGTGGTGAGGACATGGGTCTGTCTGCGGGGCATTGGGAGCAAGAAGAGGGAGATATGTGGAACAGCACTGCATCTCAGGAGAGCAACTCATCCTGCAACTCCTGGGGCAACCCACCCAAGAAGGGCCCACCAAAG GTTAAAGTCCCAAACAAACAGGATGATACCTGGATCATGAATCGTCTGATCAAGCAGCTAACTGACATGGGCTTTCCT AGAGACCCTGCGGAGGAGGCTCTTAAGAGCAACAACATGAACTTGGATCAGGCTATGA GCGCCCTGTTGGAGAAGAAGTCCGAACTAGATAAACGGGGGATGGGAATCTCTGACTACAACAACGGCCTAGTCAATAAACCAATGGGCTGCAGGCCTTCTGTCATCTCCAAAGAATCCTCTTCAGATCGTCCTCCTTTCATGGACAAG GATGCTGGGCTAGTAGATGATGCCCAAACCTCACCGTTTATGCCTTCTCCGAGCCTGAAGCTCCCATTGGGTAGTGCTGCACTCCCTGGCCAAAGCCTTGGAGTTGCCATGCAAAACTTGAACAACAGACAG ATGCAGAGTGGAGTGTTTGGTAGCAGTGGAGCAGCACAAGCCCGGGCCCTGCAGCCGCAGCAGCCTCCTCCCCAGCCGACAGTGCCGCCTCTCAACTCCTCCCAGCCTAGTCTACGCGCTCAAGTGCCTCAGTTTCTCACCCCTcag GTTCAAGCACAGCTTTTACAGTTTGCAGCAAAAAACATTGGTCTCAACCCTGCACTTTTAACCTCACCAATAAACCCTCAGCATATGACCCTGTTGAACCAACTTTATCAGCTGCAACTG GCGTACCAGCGTTTACAAATTCAGCAGCAGATGTTGCAGGCACAGCGCAGTGTTTCTGGCCCCATCCGACAGCAAGAGCA GCAAGTTGCACGTACAATCAATAACATGCAGCAACAGATTCAGCAGCATCAGCGGCAGCTGGCTCAGGCTCTGCTGATGAAacagcagcagcaacagcagCCGCCCCCCTCTCACCCGGGCCTGCATCCCAGCGCAGGCAAATCAGCTTTGGACACGTTTCCCGTCCATCCCCAAGCCTCCAGTCTCTCCGTTTCTGACCTTCAGACCAAAGAGCCGCAGTCTTCTCCGAACTCCTTCTCCCCCTACCCTATGT CTGGATTGAACCATAACATGAATGTAAACTGCATGGACATGGGTGGCCTGTCTATTAAGGACCCTCCTCAGCCTCAGTCACGCCTATCACAGTGGACACACCCTAACCCCATGGAAAATCTCTCTGGCAACTCCTCTCCAATGGAGCCTAACTTCAACAAGCACG GCCCCAGTCTTGGTCCCCCAAGTAAGCCTCAGCTGGATGACTCCTACAGTCCCTATCTGATTCCCAGCTCCGAGTCTCCCGCCAGTCCTCTGGCACATCATGATAGCTGGGGACAGGGCAAGAACACCAATGACAAGATCTCAAATGGGACCAATGTCAACTGGCCTCCAG AGTTCTGTCCTGGAGTTCCCTGGAAAGGACTGCAAAATATCGACCCTGAGACCGACCCCAATGTGACCCCAGGGAGTGTCCCCAGTGGACCTACCATCAATACCAACATTCAGGATGTTAACCGCTATCTGCTCAGAGACCGAAGTGGAG GTTCCACCCCAACTTCCACACAGAGCGAGGCTCTGCCTCCCTCCAGCGATTGGCCAGTCAATAGCTCTTTCGGTCTGTCCTCCACCGAGGCAGACAACACAG GCAAACTCTCTGACATGAAGTCCACTTGGTCACCGGGGCCCATCTCACACACCCAGGCTTCTCTATCTCACGAGCTTTGGAAAGTCCCTCAAGGACCCCGAAACACGACGGCTCCCACGCGGCCACCCCCGGGCCTGACCAACACCAAGCCCTCGTCCACGTGGGGCGGAAACACCCTGGGCCTGGTGGCCGGATGGAGCGGCTCTTACTCCTCAG GAACCACGTGGAGTACAGACAGCTCCAACAGAAGCACTAGCTGGTTGGTCCTGAGAAACCTCACCCCACAG atTGATGGTTCAACGCTGCGGACACTGTGCATGCAACATGGCCCACTTATCACATTCCATCTTAACCTAACGCAGGGCAATGCAGTTGTGCGCTACAGTTCAAAAGAGGAAGCTGCCAAAGCTCAGAAGTCCCTACACAT GTGTGTTCTGGGAAACACCACTATCTTGGCGGAGTTCGCTGGAGAAGAGGAAGTGAACCGCTTCTTTGCACAGGGTCAGTCCCTTACGCCCACCACAAGCTGGCAGGCCAACACCGGCACCAATCAAACGCGGCTGGGTGGCGGAGGGACGGCGGCCACGCACCCTATCGGCCACTGGAACAGCAGCGGCCTGGGCGGAGGAGCGGGCGGCACAGGGTCCGGCGGCAAGGCGAGCAATGAGCTGCTGTGGGGGGGCGTACAGCATTACTCCAGCCTCTGGGGGCCGCCCAGCGCCGAAGACGGTAGGGTTGTCGGCAGCCCCACCCCAATCAACACGCTGCTTCCTGGAGACCTGCTGAGCGGAGAGTCCATGTGA
- the tnrc6c1 gene encoding trinucleotide repeat-containing gene 6C protein isoform X1: MEEKKKKKQDEKKKKEAAQKKAAEQKTKVPDSAKPSPTPPPPTNPSVPSANSSSGGNGKRASSSNQQQQPAAPRYPPREVPPRFRQHEHKQLLKRGQPLPAGSPALSQPPSASTTPQSFSQNHTELPQQSGLAAQYENIPSKRSATTASSNSCSGWDPLIIDESDTEAWPSISCKESHGPAGCQLDTESVSDISSTSSMSMATGSGQQGHFSTNHPSKANVSHSGGLLSSQGGVSRGWGSGPSPASGGEGKNEVSSTSVGVRGWGSSNFNLNLNPNANPSAWPVLGHEGTGMGGGSSGGNNPPPSNLCSPPGSLPSQGSSSSGSISGANGNSAGNGGSGNCSTTWGSIMPSDSSESHSSPSTNVSFSSEPQNLNTDGPNHTKQEPRSPGHCLPNWGVGSAGMGSFVQTPGGASQVNGEEEPVWGNGDAKSVSGSKDSGWDSGSSWGQGVASGTASWGQASSTGDWGKHSNSEAKGWDSSSSPTQEQQLNSWVRGPNAPASEGSSDSMECCPRRKDRSSRDDASPILPTPDMDPRVLCNTGWGQTPVRQHTAWETEEAARSNRKNDIGTDAWGSTSNAANAGPIPTSGNANINSANASRPDSGSKNEGPCPSTGAAPGWGTAMQPPQAGSGWTDPAHNKKPSSGPGNWGSTPSGGPGGNLQKSGQTWGSEEKSPTWEESHAKIKPQGWTEGHKSSQGWGNGPVGESGSGGEWGEPADGKKNGPSNSSWDGEGSGWNEGSRWGKPAPAVGGNWGDAQRPNVPPQGWNNKPQEGNNGNSGSGSMGSWGGPSSIKQSGPGWGGGNNGNVKPDHTGEPTGWEEPSPPSIRRKMEIDDGTSAWGDPSTHNKTVNLWDRNNPGMQGKSGPANANNVPNNHHHHSHHNQPPMQTHAHGGPNSNNNHISPDNVAPHQTGPPHNRTGLMNPGWGEMTNVHSKPEPSWGEPAAPAVSVDNGTSAWGKPPGGCGGWSDNGPEVYGRGNGPPGPAPCKPAPKSMQDGWGGGEDMGLSAGHWEQEEGDMWNSTASQESNSSCNSWGNPPKKGPPKVKVPNKQDDTWIMNRLIKQLTDMGFPRDPAEEALKSNNMNLDQAMSALLEKKSELDKRGMGISDYNNGLVNKPMGCRPSVISKESSSDRPPFMDKDAGLVDDAQTSPFMPSPSLKLPLGSAALPGQSLGVAMQNLNNRQMQSGVFGSSGAAQARALQPQQPPPQPTVPPLNSSQPSLRAQVPQFLTPQVQAQLLQFAAKNIGLNPALLTSPINPQHMTLLNQLYQLQLAYQRLQIQQQMLQAQRSVSGPIRQQEQQVARTINNMQQQIQQHQRQLAQALLMKQQQQQQPPPSHPGLHPSAGKSALDTFPVHPQASSLSVSDLQTKEPQSSPNSFSPYPMSGLNHNMNVNCMDMGGLSIKDPPQPQSRLSQWTHPNPMENLSGNSSPMEPNFNKHGAFSVGPSLGPPSKPQLDDSYSPYLIPSSESPASPLAHHDSWGQGKNTNDKISNGTNVNWPPEFCPGVPWKGLQNIDPETDPNVTPGSVPSGPTINTNIQDVNRYLLRDRSGGSTPTSTQSEALPPSSDWPVNSSFGLSSTEADNTGKLSDMKSTWSPGPISHTQASLSHELWKVPQGPRNTTAPTRPPPGLTNTKPSSTWGGNTLGLVAGWSGSYSSGTTWSTDSSNRSTSWLVLRNLTPQIDGSTLRTLCMQHGPLITFHLNLTQGNAVVRYSSKEEAAKAQKSLHMCVLGNTTILAEFAGEEEVNRFFAQGQSLTPTTSWQANTGTNQTRLGGGGTAATHPIGHWNSSGLGGGAGGTGSGGKASNELLWGGVQHYSSLWGPPSAEDGRVVGSPTPINTLLPGDLLSGESM, from the exons AGCTGCCCCAACAGAGTGGCCTGGCAGCCCAGTATGAGAATATACCCTCCAAACGCAGTGCCACTACAGCCTCTTCCAACAGCTGCAGCGGCTGGGATCCACTGATTATTGACGAGAGCGATACTGAGGCGTGGCCTTCCATTTCATGCAAAGAAAGCCACGGCCCTGCAGGATGCCAATTGGACACTGAAAGTGTCAGCGATATTAGCAGCACAAGCAGCATGAGCATGGCCACAGGATCTGGCCAGCAAGGCCATTTCTCCACCAATCACCCCAGCAAAGCCAATGTCAGCCACTCAGGAGGTCTGCTCTCCAGTCAGGGTGGGGTCAGCAGAGGCTGGGGCTCTGGCCCATCTCCTGCCAGTGGAGGAGAAGGGAAGAATGAAGTGTCCAGCACATCAGTGGGAGTCAGGGGTTGGGGCTCCTCCAACTTTAACTTGAACTTAAATCCCAATGCCAACCCCTCTGCCTGGCCAGTTCTGGGACATGAAGGGACCGGCATGGGTGGTGGCAGCTCTGGAGGAAACAACCCTCCTCCTTCTAATCTCTGTAGCCCACCGGGCAGTTTGCCCAGTCAGGGCTCTAGCAGCAGTGGCAGCATAAGTGGTGCCAATGGAAATTCTGCAGGTAATGGTGGTAGTGGCAATTGCAGCACCACATGGGGTAGCATTATGCCCAGTGACTCCTCAGAGTCACACTCCAGCCCATCCACGAATGTGTCTTTCAGCTCCGAACCTCAGAACCTTAACACTGATGGACCAAATCACACTAAGCAGGAGCCCAGAAGCCCTGGCCACTGCCTGCCTAACTGGGGGGTTGGCTCTGCAGGCATGGGCTCATTTGTTCAAACTCCAGGAGGAGCCTCACAGGTCAATGGTGAGGAAGAACCTGTTTGGGGTAATGGAGATGCCAAGTCTGTTAGTGGCTCAAAAGACTCTGGTTGGGACTCAGGGAGCAGCTGGGGACAGGGAGTGGCCTCAGGAACTGCTAGCTGGGGACAAGCTTCCTCAACTGGAGACTGGGGTAAGCACTCCAACAGTGAGGCCAAAGGATGGGATTCTTCTAGCTCTCCCACCCAAGAGCAGCAACTTAATTCTTGGGTTCGTGGGCCCAATGCCCCAGCTAGTGAGGGAAGCAGTGATAGCATGGAATGCTGTCCTCGCAGAAAGGACCGCTCATCAAGAGATGATGCTTCCCCTATTCTGCCTACCCCGGATATGGACCCCAGAGTTCTGTGCAACACAGGCTGGGGACAAACACCTGTACGCCAACACACTGCTTGGGAGACAGAAGAAGCTGCACGCTCCAACCGCAAGAATGACATTGGAACTGATGCCTGGGGCTCAACCTCAAATGCAGCCAATGCAGGACCAATACCAACTTCTGGCAATGCCAATATAAACTCTGCCAATGCGTCCAGACCTGACTCTGGGAGCAAGAATGAGGGCCCTTGCCCTAGTACTGGAGCTGCACCAGGCTGGGGTACAGCCATGCAACCACCCCAGGCTGGTTCTGGTTGGACGGATCCAGCCCACAACAAGAAACCCTCCAGTGGTCCTGGAAACTGGGGCAGTACCCCATCTGGTGGTCCGGGTGGCAACCTGCAGAAAAGTGGTCAGACTTGGGGTTCTGAGGAAAAATCTCCTACCTGGGAGGAGAGTCATGCTAAAATCAAACCACAGGGTTGGACTGAGGGTCACAAATCATCTCAAGGATGGGGCAATGGGCCTGTTGGAGAAAGTGGATCTGGAGGAGAATGGGGTGAACCTGCAGATGGGAAGAAAAATGGCCCATCCAACTCCTCCTGGGATGGAGAAGGATCAGGCTGGAATGAGGGCTCCAGATGGGGAAAACCTGCCCCAGCAGTAGGAGGAAACTGGGGAGATGCACAGCGCCCCAATGTGCCGCCACAAGGATGGAATAACAAGCCTCAGGAGGGCAACAATGGCAATAGTGGCAGTGGAAGCATGGGTTCTTGGGGAGGTCCAAGCTCTATTAAACAAAGTGGCCCTGGATGGGGTGGAGGAAATAATGGAAATGTTAAGCCCGATCACACTGGAGAGCCCACTGGATGGGAGGAGCCATCTCCACCCTCTATCCGTCGCAAGATGGAGATCGATGACGGTACCTCAGCTTGGGGTGACCCAAGTACACATAACAAGACAGTCAATCTCTGGGACAGAAATAACCCTGGCATGCAAGGCAAATCAGGCCCTGCCAATGCTAACAATGTACCCAACAACCATCATCATCATTCCCATCATAACCAGCCTCCCATGCAGACCCACGCTCATGGAGGGCCAAACTCTAATAATAACCACATTTCCCCTGATAACGTAGCCCCACATCAAACAGGGCCACCACACAACAGAACTGGGCTAATGAATCCAG GATGGGGGGAGATGACAAATGTCCATTCAAAACCTGAACCCTCATGGGGAGAGCCAGCCGCCCCTGCAGTAAGTGTGGACAATGGCACTTCGGCATGGGGTAAACCTCCAGGTGGCTGTGGAGGCTGGAGTGATAATGGGCCTGAAGTCTATGGTAGAGGTAACGGACCTCCTGGACCTGCCCCCTGCAAACCTG CCCCCAAATCTATGCAAGATGGTTGGGGAGGTGGTGAGGACATGGGTCTGTCTGCGGGGCATTGGGAGCAAGAAGAGGGAGATATGTGGAACAGCACTGCATCTCAGGAGAGCAACTCATCCTGCAACTCCTGGGGCAACCCACCCAAGAAGGGCCCACCAAAG GTTAAAGTCCCAAACAAACAGGATGATACCTGGATCATGAATCGTCTGATCAAGCAGCTAACTGACATGGGCTTTCCT AGAGACCCTGCGGAGGAGGCTCTTAAGAGCAACAACATGAACTTGGATCAGGCTATGA GCGCCCTGTTGGAGAAGAAGTCCGAACTAGATAAACGGGGGATGGGAATCTCTGACTACAACAACGGCCTAGTCAATAAACCAATGGGCTGCAGGCCTTCTGTCATCTCCAAAGAATCCTCTTCAGATCGTCCTCCTTTCATGGACAAG GATGCTGGGCTAGTAGATGATGCCCAAACCTCACCGTTTATGCCTTCTCCGAGCCTGAAGCTCCCATTGGGTAGTGCTGCACTCCCTGGCCAAAGCCTTGGAGTTGCCATGCAAAACTTGAACAACAGACAG ATGCAGAGTGGAGTGTTTGGTAGCAGTGGAGCAGCACAAGCCCGGGCCCTGCAGCCGCAGCAGCCTCCTCCCCAGCCGACAGTGCCGCCTCTCAACTCCTCCCAGCCTAGTCTACGCGCTCAAGTGCCTCAGTTTCTCACCCCTcag GTTCAAGCACAGCTTTTACAGTTTGCAGCAAAAAACATTGGTCTCAACCCTGCACTTTTAACCTCACCAATAAACCCTCAGCATATGACCCTGTTGAACCAACTTTATCAGCTGCAACTG GCGTACCAGCGTTTACAAATTCAGCAGCAGATGTTGCAGGCACAGCGCAGTGTTTCTGGCCCCATCCGACAGCAAGAGCA GCAAGTTGCACGTACAATCAATAACATGCAGCAACAGATTCAGCAGCATCAGCGGCAGCTGGCTCAGGCTCTGCTGATGAAacagcagcagcaacagcagCCGCCCCCCTCTCACCCGGGCCTGCATCCCAGCGCAGGCAAATCAGCTTTGGACACGTTTCCCGTCCATCCCCAAGCCTCCAGTCTCTCCGTTTCTGACCTTCAGACCAAAGAGCCGCAGTCTTCTCCGAACTCCTTCTCCCCCTACCCTATGT CTGGATTGAACCATAACATGAATGTAAACTGCATGGACATGGGTGGCCTGTCTATTAAGGACCCTCCTCAGCCTCAGTCACGCCTATCACAGTGGACACACCCTAACCCCATGGAAAATCTCTCTGGCAACTCCTCTCCAATGGAGCCTAACTTCAACAAGCACG GTGCTTTCTCTGTAGGCCCCAGTCTTGGTCCCCCAAGTAAGCCTCAGCTGGATGACTCCTACAGTCCCTATCTGATTCCCAGCTCCGAGTCTCCCGCCAGTCCTCTGGCACATCATGATAGCTGGGGACAGGGCAAGAACACCAATGACAAGATCTCAAATGGGACCAATGTCAACTGGCCTCCAG AGTTCTGTCCTGGAGTTCCCTGGAAAGGACTGCAAAATATCGACCCTGAGACCGACCCCAATGTGACCCCAGGGAGTGTCCCCAGTGGACCTACCATCAATACCAACATTCAGGATGTTAACCGCTATCTGCTCAGAGACCGAAGTGGAG GTTCCACCCCAACTTCCACACAGAGCGAGGCTCTGCCTCCCTCCAGCGATTGGCCAGTCAATAGCTCTTTCGGTCTGTCCTCCACCGAGGCAGACAACACAG GCAAACTCTCTGACATGAAGTCCACTTGGTCACCGGGGCCCATCTCACACACCCAGGCTTCTCTATCTCACGAGCTTTGGAAAGTCCCTCAAGGACCCCGAAACACGACGGCTCCCACGCGGCCACCCCCGGGCCTGACCAACACCAAGCCCTCGTCCACGTGGGGCGGAAACACCCTGGGCCTGGTGGCCGGATGGAGCGGCTCTTACTCCTCAG GAACCACGTGGAGTACAGACAGCTCCAACAGAAGCACTAGCTGGTTGGTCCTGAGAAACCTCACCCCACAG atTGATGGTTCAACGCTGCGGACACTGTGCATGCAACATGGCCCACTTATCACATTCCATCTTAACCTAACGCAGGGCAATGCAGTTGTGCGCTACAGTTCAAAAGAGGAAGCTGCCAAAGCTCAGAAGTCCCTACACAT GTGTGTTCTGGGAAACACCACTATCTTGGCGGAGTTCGCTGGAGAAGAGGAAGTGAACCGCTTCTTTGCACAGGGTCAGTCCCTTACGCCCACCACAAGCTGGCAGGCCAACACCGGCACCAATCAAACGCGGCTGGGTGGCGGAGGGACGGCGGCCACGCACCCTATCGGCCACTGGAACAGCAGCGGCCTGGGCGGAGGAGCGGGCGGCACAGGGTCCGGCGGCAAGGCGAGCAATGAGCTGCTGTGGGGGGGCGTACAGCATTACTCCAGCCTCTGGGGGCCGCCCAGCGCCGAAGACGGTAGGGTTGTCGGCAGCCCCACCCCAATCAACACGCTGCTTCCTGGAGACCTGCTGAGCGGAGAGTCCATGTGA